The nucleotide window CACGCAAGGAACTTGAGCGACGCTTCGTGCCTGGGGGCAATTTCAAGAGCCTTGAGCAGATTATCAACACAACCGCTGATATCCCTGGTCTCCAGCAGCACCCGCGCCAGGTTCATATAAAGATTTTCGTCATTCTCTGTCAGTTCGAGAGCGCGCCGATAATATTCCAGAGACTGCTCCAGCATTTTGTTCTTGCGCAGGCTGATGCCGAAATCGTTGAACAGATGCTTGTGCTCGGCCTCAAAAGCGCCGTCCAGTTTTACCAGGCGCTCAAAAATGTCCTGCGCCTTGTTGGCATCGCCGCGCTCAAGGTAGGTAAGGCCAATGCCGAAGTTGGCCCGCACGTTATCCTCGTCTATTTTGAGGGCGCGTGAGTACTCGAACTCGGCGGTGAAGCTTTCCCCTTTTTCCCTGTGCTCGTCGCCGCTATCAACTGCCCGTTGCATTTCCTGCATCTTGGGATAGACGGAGTTGAGATAAAATTCCGGCTCCGGGGCGAACTTGGCGATAAGTTCGTCCATAGTGATCTTGCGTTTGGGGCCGCTGGGCACGTAGTTGGTGTTGAGCGGCTGGCATTCAAAAACATTGCCGTGCTGCTCAATAAACCAGAACGCTTTTTGTACTGTTTTACGGGTCGTGGTGCCAGTACCCACCCGGCGAATTTCCTGCGTTGAAAACACGCCGCGCACTTCGGTTTTTTTATTTCCCGGCGCTGCGCCTGAATCTGGCTTGGAAGCCGTTTGCGTGTTTTTTATAATTTCCTGGCCAGCCATCTGAATCCCCGTTTCTCGAACTGATTAACTTTGAAACGTTTCATATTTCAAAGTTGTCATTCTGTCGAAAATGTAATTTCGGCAGAATCCACGCCGTGTTACGGCTCGCTGCATTCTCGTGCAGTGGTAAGGCCTGTGCACTTTTTCAGAGGTGACATGCTGCTATGCAGCAGAAGTCATGTCTGCCAAAATTTGCTCAGCCGCAACGCGTGGGTCGTGTGCGGCGATGATGGGTCTGCCCACCACAAGATAGTCTGCTCCGGCAGCCACAGCCATAGCCGGGGTCATTGTACGGCGCTGGTCATCTGCTGCAGAGCCGGATGGGCGTATGCCGGGGCACAGGCACATGAGGGCAGGGCAAGATGCCTTGATGCCTGAGGCCTCATGCCCGGAACAGACCACGCCGTCCAGGCCCCACATCTGCGCACCTTTGGCCAGGGTAAGCGCAAAGTCGGCAGTGCTTTCCTGTATGCCCGGCATTTCACCCTGGGCAAAGCTTGTGAGCACTGTAACGCCGAAGAGCAGGGGCTTTTTGCCGGGCAGGCCAGCCACAGCCTCTCGGGCAGCGTGGCACATACGCTCGCCGCCCTGACAGTGCAGGGTTATCATGTCCACGCCTATGCCCGAGGCCGCCTTAACAGCCTGAGCTACCGTATGGGGGATGTCGTAAAACTTGAGATCAAGAAATACTTTGTAGCCCAGTGCAACCAGCTCCTCAAGCAAGGCTGGCCCGGCATGGGTGAACATTTCCATGCCCACCTTGCACCAGGGAGCGGTGCCTGCCAGTGTGCGGGCAAGGGCCAGAGCTTCCGTTTTGTGCGGTACGTCCAGAGCAACTATCAGCTGTGGATTGGAAAGCGCTTTTGTCATGAACCTGTGTCCAGTAATTTCATTTCGTGTATATCCCGCACAAGCCGTGCGGCTGCTTTTGATGCTGTGAGGGTATGGTTTCTCAGCTGTCCAGCAGAGCTTCCGGCAGGTCTGGGCTGCGGAATGGCGCAAGGCTTGCCGCCACAAAGACTGAGCGCAGAGCGTCGTACGCCGTGTCTAGGTCGTCGTTAATCACCAATGCATCGTACCAGCGGGATTCAAGCATCTCTTGCCGGGCATTGGCCATACGGCGCTCGATGGTAGCTTCATCGTCCAGAGCACGGCTACGCAGGCGGCGTTCCAGCTCGGTCATACTGGGCGGAAGGATGAAAATAAAGACGGCCTCAGCCAGCGAAAGCTTCAACTGGGCCGCGCCTTGTACGTCAATGTCAAAAAGCACATCCTGTCCACGCTGCAAGCTGTCTTTCACAGGAGCCAACGGGGTGCCGTAAAGATTGCCGTGCACCTCTGCCCATTCTGCAAAATACCCTTGGGCGCGCCGCTGCTCAAATTCCTCGCGGCTGAGAAATACATAATCCTTGCCGTCTACCTCACCTTGTCTGGGCTGGCGAGTGGTGCAGGAAATCGAATAGCCAAACTGGGGAAATTCTCGCAGAAGGCGTTGGACCAATGTAGTCTTTCCGGCCCCGGAGGGGGCGCTTATAACCAGAGCAATGCCTTTTCGGGGCATCAGATTCCTTCCTCTTGCGCAAAACGTTGACTGATAGTTTCAGGCTGGATGGACGAAAGAATAACGTGATTTGAGTCCGTTACCAGTATTGAGCGCGTTTTGCGCCCCTGTGTCGCATCAATAAGCCGCCCTTGAGACCGTGCGTCTTCACGCAGGCGCTTCATGGGTGACGATGATGGGCTGACAATACCAACAACCCGGCCCGCCAGAACATAATTGCCAAAACCAATATTAATCAGGCGTTCACGAGACATGGCTTATTCCAGATTCTGGACCTGCTCGCGGCATTTTTCCAGTTCATTTTTAAAATCTACCACCAGGCGCGAAAGCTGCACATCCGGCAACTTGTTGCCGCAGGTGTTTATTTCTCTAAAGCATTCCTGAAGGGTGAAGTCCAGACGTCGCCCCGCGTCGCCACCAGACTGCAAAAGGTCGTGCAGGCGCTCAAGGTGCGTGGTCAGGCGCGTCAGCTCTTCGCTCACATCCAGGCGGTCGGCAAGAACGACTATTTCCTGCAAAAAACGGCCTTCTTCCAGTTCCTGGCCGTTCTGGGCCAGAGCCTCGCCAATGCGTTCGCGCATGATGTTAGCGCGTTCTTCCTTGATGGCCGGGGCGCGTTCTGCAATAAGCCCCGTCCATTCTTCCATGCGCAAAATGCGTGAGTGCATGTCGGTGCCAAGAGCGCGGCCTTCAGTCGCGCGGGCATCATTCCAGTCTTCCAGTGCCAGCGCCAGACCTTCTTCAAGGCTGGTGGTCAGCTCTTCATCCATTTCTTCGCCATTGTCGCCCCACAACGAAGATATTTGCAAGAGCGCGTTGTAGTCTGGCGTGAAATCTTCGCCTCGGGCCTGGGCAAGGGCGTACAGGCTGTCGAGCATGGCGTCTGCCTGGCTGGAATCAAACCGCATGGCGGGCGTGTCGCCGGGGGCATATTGCAGGATAAGGCTGATATCAACCCGCCCCCGCGCAGCAAAACGGCGAACGACTTTTTCCAGACGGGGTTCAAGGCTGCGCACGGCCAAAGGCAGGCGCCACTTGAGGTCAAGATGGCGGCTGTTGACGCTTTTGACCTCCCATTGCTGGATTATATGGGTATTTTCAACAAGGCAGCGGCCAAAGCCGGTCATGCTGCGGAGCATAGGTTCCTTCCCGGTTAAGAGTATCTGAACAAGTGTAGAGCAAGCCCCTTACGAATGCAAGAAAGCCCTTGTCGCAAGGAGCGCAAGGGCTGAAATCTTTGGGTAATCAGCTGGAGTTCCCTGCGTGGCTCCGCTAGGGGCTGTTTCTAAATTAATAATTTTGCGCCAAGGGCAAGGAAAAAGGCCTTTTTTACGGAAGAAGTGTACTCTCACGGTACATGACTGGAGTAAAAACGGCCTCTTGACGCAGACAGTTGGGCAAAAGAATTATTTAGAGACAGCCCCTAGAGCATGGTAACTTCGAGAAAGTTTATGTGCTCTAACGCTGCACAAGAGTGCAGCGTGGATTCTGCCGAAAAAAGCAATTTTTGGCAGAACGGCAACTTTGAAATGCACTTCAAAGTTAATCTGCTCTAGGACAGGCCGCCCGCTCCGCCAGACGAAGGGCAGCCGCCAGATGAAGGGCAGCCGCCTGCAGCGCAAGGAGGCTTGGTTTTGCTCATGGGGCGCACTGGCCCAGGCTTGAAGGGAAAAGCGCCTGTTTTGAGCGGGCTCGGCACGCTCATCTGCCGCTTGGTTCCAGCGCCGCACTTGGGGCAGGCCGGGGTTTCGTCTCCGAAGACCAGATCTTCAAATGTATTACCGCAACCAGTGCAGACAAAGTCGAACATGGGCATGTTGAATCTCCTGAAATACTCAAATATACTTGATCTTATGCCAAAAACAGCAGGCTGTGCTCGTGGGAGCCGCCTTACCGTAATGGGTACAAAAAGTGTAGTCTGGCATCGGGCTATGGCCGTTTTAGGGCTTGCCCATAGGCTCTGCCTGCTTATATAAACATAAGTACGCTTAAAGCAAGGGTGGCATCATGCCGCTCTTGCAGGCAAAAACGGGCTTTTGTCAGCATGGTTTGACCTGAGCCGCAGGAGAAAAAATATGAAAAAAATTCTGGTATTGGCCGGTGACTACGTTGAAGATTACGAAGTGATGGTACCTTTTCAGATGCTTCTTATGCTGGGCTACGCAGTGGATGCCGTGTGCCCGGGTAAAAAACCTGGCGACGTAGTACGCACCGCCATACATGATTTTGAAGGCGACCAGACATACTCCGAAAAGCGCGGCCATAATTTTTCCATTAACTGCGACTTTGACAAGGTGAACACCGCCGACTATGTGGGGCTGGTCATTCCCGGCGGCCGGGCTCCAGAATATTTGCGGCTGAATCCGCGCATTCTTGAAATCGTGCGCGAGTTTGATGCGGCCCAAAAGCCTATTGCCGCAGTTTGCCACGGCCCGCAAATACTGGTGTCAGCTGGCGTGTTGAAAAACCGCACCTGCACGGCCTATCCTGCTGTGAAGCCCGACGTGGTGGACGCTGGGGCCAAGTGGGGAGAGTTTAACGAAACCCTCACCAACGCAGTGGTGGACGGCCATATTGTCACTGCCCCGGCATGGCCGGCCCATCCCGCCTGGATTGCGGCTTTTGCCAAGTTGCTTGGCGCAAAAATAAGCATTTAACGGCTCAATATTGGTTTGCCGGATTTATTCGATCAATATTACGTAACTTGAATAAATGCCCCGTGAAAAAACACGGGGCATTTATTATTTTTGCCCGCTTGTGGCAGCATTGGGTAAGAGAAACAGACCGTCAGAAGTTGTTAGATTTTTGGATCGGTTTGCCAAACTGGGCATAAAACTTGACAAATATTCCGCAGATGTTACTTTCTTATGAGAATTGATAATTCTTTTTGATTATAGAATTGATTCGTTTTCTTGCCTCATGGATTGCTGTGCTGCCCCCTTTGCACAGTATATCTGGGGAGAACACATTATATTCATGTTTCTCCTCATACAGAGAACATTCTCTGTATCCTGCTAAAAATCACTCCATACCTGAAATATTCGGGCTGAACGATAGTGCTGACGTACCGTCAGGCATTATTGCAACCCGTTTCATCATTCCTATACAGTTTGATGAAACGAAACAGAAGTCTAGGAGCTTTTATGAGCACTTCCATACTCCGCCCTGCGGCTGGTCAGCACACCGCGCTAACTTCTGGTGAAAATTCCCAGATTACTTTGGGTTTTCCTGCCGACCAAGCAATATTGGAGCGCGCAGGCGATGCCCTTACCTTTCAGTTTGATGATGGCGCAAGTGTCAGCATCACTGATTTTTATACAGCGTACTCCAGTGAAAACGCCCCTGAATTTGAAGTGGATGGTCAACTGATTTCCAGTGCGGAATTTTTTAAGGCTTTTGGTCCTGATCTTGCTCCGGCTGCTGGCCCATCGGCTGCGGAACGAAGCTCCCATTACGCCGAACACGGCACTGCTGAACTCTCTGGCGGCATTGACCACTTGGATGGCCTTGATATGAGTTTACAGGGATCGGCGGCACAAGGCAGCGATCTGGCCTTTGATTCTGCTCTTGCTGCGGCTGGCGGTTCCAGTTCTGGCGGCATCACTCCTCCTAGTCCTGGACCAGTGCCTCCTACCCCAGGGCCAGAGCCCTTGCCCCGTCCAGACGGCCCCTTTGTGCGTGCTGTGCTGTATAACCCAGGAAATACCAATGATCCTGTGACCACCAGTGTATTTTTTGCTGAGGACGGGCAGCCGCCAATGGCTATTCCTGCTGGCAGCCTGGATTTCACAGGGGCTACGCCCTGGGTGCAGTACGGAATTGCCATATCTTTGCCCGACGGCTGGCAAAACTCTTGGGTGGACGTAGCGTTTGACTACAGCACGGGACGTCTGGAATTTCGCCTGACAGCCGATGGCATTGCTGAAATGCAGCGCATGGGTGCTGATGGCAAGCCGCTTATAGATTTTATCCAGGTTACGGTGACTGACCGGTATACCGGCAATGAGTTTGACTACAATGTCGAGCTGGTCGCTACAGATAACCAGAATTTTAATTCCTCTGCTCACGACAGCCTCTATGGCGATCATGCCAATCTGGAAGGCATTGGTGAATTCCATCAGGGCAAGGGTGAAACTGGTGCATATTCAATTGTTTCTTCTGACAGGAATGATGAAATAATTCTGAATGACACGGTTATCGGCGGCAGCTCCATTCATGCCAGCGGTTCCGCCAATCCCCAACAGATGGCCGACGACTATAACACCATTAAGTTGAATCAGGGTGTGTTGGCGTCTCAACCGGGCCAGACTACGCATATTACGTCATCTGACGGCACGCTCACAGTAGCTCAGGGCGTTGCAGCCACCGCGCAGGGTGGCGGCAACATTATTGATATGGGCAAAGGGGCAGTAAGTATTACCAATGCGGGAAACACCACCGCCGTTATGGCCGATGAGGGGCAAAACAGCATCAGCGGCCACGATATCTCCATCTCGGGCGCCAAAAACCTCGTAACCGCCTCAAATGGCGGCAGCAATACTATTCATGGCAAGGGCGGCAACGTTAATCTGACGACCACCCAAAGCGGAGGCTACGCCCTTCTGGCTGAAAGCGGCGGGCAGAACCATGTCATTGCTGAAGACGGCAGCCTGAAGGCAGAAACGTATGGTCTCGCCGGGGTTAAGGCCACAGGTGGCGGACAAAATACTCTTGAAGGCCGGGGCAACGCCACCATTACCGTTAACAGCTACAACGGCGAGGGTATGCTGGCTGACAACGGCACTAACACTGTCACTGCTGAAGACGGAAAAATAACCATACTCGGGCGTTCGGGGGCGGGTATTCGGGCCACGGACAACAGCCTGAACAGTATTGCCGGCAAGGACATAGACATTACAGGCAATGGGGGAGCTGGCGCTATTGCCACGGGCAGCGGCGAAAATACTGTTGTTGGTAATAATGGCGCTGTGAGCATAAAGGGAACAAGCGGCCTGTTGGCTGACGGCGGTGAAAACACCGTCAGCGTAAACAATGGCAGCATATCGGTTTACGGCAATAGCAGCGGCACCAATGCCGGAGCCAGCGCCGTGAACGGCGGCAGCAATACCATTAATGCCACGGGCAGCACCACTGTCAGCGCTACGGGCTATCAATACGGCCTGTATGCAACTAACGGAAAAAATACCATCTCTGCTGAAGATGGCAAGGTTACTGTTTCAGGCAATTATGGAGCAGGTATGTCTGCCGGGGCTGATGGCGTCAACCGTGTGGACGGTTCTGATATTACTGTTACCAGCTATAGGAATGCTGTTGATTCCCTTGCTGGCGGCAAGAATTATATTGACGCAGGGCATGACGGCAAGGTGAACATTCAGGGTAGCTCCTCTTATGGTGTTAATGCCGAAGGCGAAAATTCTCTTGTTGAGGTGAAGGGCGGTGCTGTGAGCGTTCAAGGCTCGTCAGGCGCAGTTCATGTGAAGGATAAGGGTACGGTCGATATAGAAGGTAATACCGTTGATCTTACATCTGTCAGTGGCAGAACCGTGGATAACTGGACAAGCGGCACCATCAACGTGACGGCGGAGGACGAACTGAACGTTCGCTTGACTAATGCCAGCCAATCCAGTGCAGCTGTTATGACCTTGGGCGGCGTGACCACGTTAAAAAGCGGTGGCGACATTAATATTAACGTTGATAAAGGCACATACCAGACTGCCGGCATCAACGCGTGGTCCAGAGGGACCAACGTTGTTGAAGCTGAAAATGATATTAACATCAAAGTGCATGCCGAGAAGGGTAGTGGCGTGAGTTATGGAGCTACCGGGATCGAAGTGGGCTGGACTCACGGAGGTGTTAATAATGTCACGGCCAAGCATGGGGATATTAATGTTGATGTAGATTCCTCAGCCAGCTCCGCCATAGGCATCACAACCAGTGGATATGATGCGGCGGGCAGTGGTGTTGCCAACATTTCTGCCAAGGAGGGCGCTCTTAACGTCAACGTGGCCGGAACTGGCGCTGCCTATACTGTTAAGGGCATTGTTGCCAGTGGCTATGGAAAAAATAATATTGATGCGTCAGACATGAGCGTGAACGTGACGTTAGATGGTGGATACAGCTCAGATGGAACTATTAATGCTTCAGGAATAGAGGCATCGTACGATGGAAGATATAGTGGACAAAATATAATTAACGTCGCTGGAGACGTTGATATAACTGTGCGTGGAAATAGCAATACCAGCGGCGTGCTGGCTCAGGGCCGAAGCTCAACCATTGCTACAAATACCATAAATTCTGATAACTTCAGCCTTAACGTAACCAATACGGGAGAGATTGCAGGCAGCCGGGCAACAGGTGTGGAAAGTTCTGTTAGACCCAGTAGTAGTTCGGGTGGCGGGGACAACATCATCAATGTTGGGCATGATGCCACCATTGATGTTACCGCCCAGGGCCAGGCTGCTCTGGCGGCGGGGTTTTATTCCACAGGCAGCGGCAAGCAAATCCTTA belongs to Desulfovibrio intestinalis and includes:
- a CDS encoding tetratricopeptide repeat protein, with amino-acid sequence MAGQEIIKNTQTASKPDSGAAPGNKKTEVRGVFSTQEIRRVGTGTTTRKTVQKAFWFIEQHGNVFECQPLNTNYVPSGPKRKITMDELIAKFAPEPEFYLNSVYPKMQEMQRAVDSGDEHREKGESFTAEFEYSRALKIDEDNVRANFGIGLTYLERGDANKAQDIFERLVKLDGAFEAEHKHLFNDFGISLRKNKMLEQSLEYYRRALELTENDENLYMNLARVLLETRDISGCVDNLLKALEIAPRHEASLKFLAWLIQNKLVPADKIDGVRAALQAVAQGAGSTS
- the pyrF gene encoding orotidine-5'-phosphate decarboxylase — encoded protein: MTKALSNPQLIVALDVPHKTEALALARTLAGTAPWCKVGMEMFTHAGPALLEELVALGYKVFLDLKFYDIPHTVAQAVKAASGIGVDMITLHCQGGERMCHAAREAVAGLPGKKPLLFGVTVLTSFAQGEMPGIQESTADFALTLAKGAQMWGLDGVVCSGHEASGIKASCPALMCLCPGIRPSGSAADDQRRTMTPAMAVAAGADYLVVGRPIIAAHDPRVAAEQILADMTSAA
- the gmk gene encoding guanylate kinase, giving the protein MPRKGIALVISAPSGAGKTTLVQRLLREFPQFGYSISCTTRQPRQGEVDGKDYVFLSREEFEQRRAQGYFAEWAEVHGNLYGTPLAPVKDSLQRGQDVLFDIDVQGAAQLKLSLAEAVFIFILPPSMTELERRLRSRALDDEATIERRMANARQEMLESRWYDALVINDDLDTAYDALRSVFVAASLAPFRSPDLPEALLDS
- a CDS encoding DUF370 domain-containing protein codes for the protein MSRERLINIGFGNYVLAGRVVGIVSPSSSPMKRLREDARSQGRLIDATQGRKTRSILVTDSNHVILSSIQPETISQRFAQEEGI
- a CDS encoding YicC/YloC family endoribonuclease, whose product is MLRSMTGFGRCLVENTHIIQQWEVKSVNSRHLDLKWRLPLAVRSLEPRLEKVVRRFAARGRVDISLILQYAPGDTPAMRFDSSQADAMLDSLYALAQARGEDFTPDYNALLQISSLWGDNGEEMDEELTTSLEEGLALALEDWNDARATEGRALGTDMHSRILRMEEWTGLIAERAPAIKEERANIMRERIGEALAQNGQELEEGRFLQEIVVLADRLDVSEELTRLTTHLERLHDLLQSGGDAGRRLDFTLQECFREINTCGNKLPDVQLSRLVVDFKNELEKCREQVQNLE
- a CDS encoding FmdB family zinc ribbon protein; translated protein: MPMFDFVCTGCGNTFEDLVFGDETPACPKCGAGTKRQMSVPSPLKTGAFPFKPGPVRPMSKTKPPCAAGGCPSSGGCPSSGGAGGLS
- a CDS encoding DJ-1/PfpI family protein, with the translated sequence MKKILVLAGDYVEDYEVMVPFQMLLMLGYAVDAVCPGKKPGDVVRTAIHDFEGDQTYSEKRGHNFSINCDFDKVNTADYVGLVIPGGRAPEYLRLNPRILEIVREFDAAQKPIAAVCHGPQILVSAGVLKNRTCTAYPAVKPDVVDAGAKWGEFNETLTNAVVDGHIVTAPAWPAHPAWIAAFAKLLGAKISI
- a CDS encoding beta strand repeat-containing protein is translated as MSTSILRPAAGQHTALTSGENSQITLGFPADQAILERAGDALTFQFDDGASVSITDFYTAYSSENAPEFEVDGQLISSAEFFKAFGPDLAPAAGPSAAERSSHYAEHGTAELSGGIDHLDGLDMSLQGSAAQGSDLAFDSALAAAGGSSSGGITPPSPGPVPPTPGPEPLPRPDGPFVRAVLYNPGNTNDPVTTSVFFAEDGQPPMAIPAGSLDFTGATPWVQYGIAISLPDGWQNSWVDVAFDYSTGRLEFRLTADGIAEMQRMGADGKPLIDFIQVTVTDRYTGNEFDYNVELVATDNQNFNSSAHDSLYGDHANLEGIGEFHQGKGETGAYSIVSSDRNDEIILNDTVIGGSSIHASGSANPQQMADDYNTIKLNQGVLASQPGQTTHITSSDGTLTVAQGVAATAQGGGNIIDMGKGAVSITNAGNTTAVMADEGQNSISGHDISISGAKNLVTASNGGSNTIHGKGGNVNLTTTQSGGYALLAESGGQNHVIAEDGSLKAETYGLAGVKATGGGQNTLEGRGNATITVNSYNGEGMLADNGTNTVTAEDGKITILGRSGAGIRATDNSLNSIAGKDIDITGNGGAGAIATGSGENTVVGNNGAVSIKGTSGLLADGGENTVSVNNGSISVYGNSSGTNAGASAVNGGSNTINATGSTTVSATGYQYGLYATNGKNTISAEDGKVTVSGNYGAGMSAGADGVNRVDGSDITVTSYRNAVDSLAGGKNYIDAGHDGKVNIQGSSSYGVNAEGENSLVEVKGGAVSVQGSSGAVHVKDKGTVDIEGNTVDLTSVSGRTVDNWTSGTINVTAEDELNVRLTNASQSSAAVMTLGGVTTLKSGGDININVDKGTYQTAGINAWSRGTNVVEAENDINIKVHAEKGSGVSYGATGIEVGWTHGGVNNVTAKHGDINVDVDSSASSAIGITTSGYDAAGSGVANISAKEGALNVNVAGTGAAYTVKGIVASGYGKNNIDASDMSVNVTLDGGYSSDGTINASGIEASYDGRYSGQNIINVAGDVDITVRGNSNTSGVLAQGRSSTIATNTINSDNFSLNVTNTGEIAGSRATGVESSVRPSSSSGGGDNIINVGHDATIDVTAQGQAALAAGFYSTGSGKQILTAGGDVDMNVTSTAGKAYGVFGGASITGDSVTMTIKGDLSAIVLDGKATVTGSTINLNAESANGTAYGMYNVGGGTNTVQSGSDQALNLEINAEYAMYATAGKNVILGHSVSGGEGDVIRLNGDIFRSGSGSNQITTGAGNDTIIIDGAISGAGALNIDGGAGADTLILQAADLSEFIARYGSWLNGLNSSILKGVEKIEFGGIDDLNDLRPGLDSFFAYVDGVQPPIEVVIHESDIAPAAFGDFGLDDDGIMFDDLHDRQDQGHGTSHAENENEHGYAAHDGLGLGLVADLGAQEHAASDVSDLSNLPDGGALAGLSAAESSLAGDPYAHVGLSSGGESLDNLLPDKASPAPAGGVTESANIEAGPISTVADTAQEMIAVAARQVESFPGG